In Methanosarcina siciliae T4/M, one genomic interval encodes:
- a CDS encoding TrlF family AAA-like ATPase produces MAATETHNDIATEETNENSYFTGGAQYLKADFHLHTKSDKEFKTDIIDEQEFVEKYIHELKKKDIKLGAITNHNKFNREEFNLLREAAIKEDIFLLPGIELSMKDGKRGLHALIIFSPEDCENTEPNSSKIDVFLSIAFRAKPRFDSEGDPERCELDLDETIENLQELKCRYFIVLAHVDNNCGFFQELRGGRIMDYLKKGYFRNQILACQDAKENTKNTFLNNWVKNVAKDVGKAEKNYIPAFISASDPKKLDQVGNKYTYLKIGDYSFDAIRFSLVNHEIRVKDKTPEFNHPCITRLFIETGKLMSNIDIQLNSDMTNLIGIRGSGKSAFIEAIRYALEIDAKEDSEYKENLLKHAIGPGGKITLEVQNSTQKYRIERIVNERPKVYRDEEYKPDLLPSSIFRVVYYGQKDIQKQSMERGTQIELIDQFIGEELRAIKEKIHEKETEIKKILKNSGELNEQISKEENYKTQKAALEDKINTFEKMKIAEKLKKEANFRRDEVIFNQISSSLENSKKHILEFKNKITNEFSFINSMDSEENPKLFESVKNSVEELKTTWLKEIQNIEKAEEFSSVKIKQLKNEFTKEKNKVEDEIAKIKREIDITEVSPDDFGEHIQEIEEIKLKLSKIGKQKEEIIRVEKQKKILYSDLQNLWHKEWSIREQKKEEINSSQELVHIEIKYKQSKQSYDDFMISFFKGTRFKAEKLQKLTQIFTDNIELFYSLDDRERFHHVGFTDNEWTKFKERIFENEVDFCLFRVPDLIEIKYKEKSIQHLSLGQRASALLMLLLAQENIPVIMDQPEDDLDNQTVYEGLIKKIIELKGQRQIIFATHNPNIPVLGDCEKIVVFKNESDKAETEYGSIDRMQIQKKIVNIMEGGEEAFTRRKNIYNQWIV; encoded by the coding sequence ATGGCAGCTACCGAAACACATAACGATATTGCTACAGAAGAAACAAATGAAAATTCGTACTTTACTGGAGGAGCTCAATACTTAAAAGCAGATTTTCATTTACACACCAAATCAGACAAAGAATTCAAAACTGATATCATCGACGAGCAAGAATTTGTTGAAAAATACATTCACGAGTTGAAGAAAAAAGACATAAAATTGGGAGCAATAACTAACCATAATAAATTTAATAGAGAAGAATTCAACTTACTCAGAGAAGCCGCCATTAAGGAAGATATCTTTTTATTACCTGGAATCGAGCTCTCAATGAAAGATGGGAAAAGGGGATTACACGCACTAATAATTTTTTCACCTGAGGATTGTGAAAACACTGAACCTAATTCTTCAAAGATTGATGTATTTCTCAGTATAGCTTTTAGAGCTAAACCTCGCTTTGACAGTGAGGGAGATCCAGAACGATGCGAATTAGATTTAGATGAAACAATTGAAAACTTACAAGAATTGAAATGCCGTTATTTTATTGTCCTTGCTCATGTAGACAACAATTGTGGATTCTTCCAAGAGTTGAGAGGGGGAAGAATCATGGATTATCTAAAAAAAGGTTATTTCAGGAACCAAATATTAGCTTGTCAAGACGCAAAAGAAAACACAAAAAATACTTTTTTGAATAATTGGGTAAAAAATGTTGCAAAAGATGTGGGGAAAGCTGAGAAAAACTATATTCCAGCATTCATTTCAGCATCTGACCCAAAGAAGCTCGATCAAGTTGGAAATAAATATACTTACCTAAAAATAGGTGATTACAGTTTTGATGCCATCAGGTTTTCTTTGGTTAATCACGAAATAAGAGTAAAAGACAAAACTCCAGAATTTAACCACCCTTGCATCACCAGACTTTTTATTGAAACTGGGAAACTCATGTCTAACATTGATATCCAGCTAAACAGTGATATGACAAACTTAATAGGAATACGGGGCTCCGGGAAATCTGCATTTATAGAAGCAATAAGGTATGCGTTGGAAATCGATGCGAAGGAAGACTCAGAATATAAAGAAAACCTTTTAAAGCACGCTATTGGCCCAGGTGGGAAAATTACACTTGAAGTACAAAATTCGACACAGAAATACAGGATTGAAAGAATAGTTAACGAAAGACCTAAGGTATACCGAGATGAAGAATATAAACCAGATTTGCTACCTTCCTCGATATTCCGTGTCGTGTATTATGGACAGAAGGACATCCAAAAACAATCTATGGAGAGGGGAACCCAAATAGAGTTAATAGACCAGTTTATTGGAGAAGAGTTACGAGCTATAAAAGAAAAAATACACGAAAAGGAAACAGAGATTAAGAAAATATTGAAAAATTCCGGGGAACTTAATGAACAAATAAGCAAGGAGGAGAATTACAAAACACAAAAAGCCGCTTTAGAAGATAAAATAAACACTTTTGAAAAAATGAAGATTGCAGAAAAACTTAAAAAAGAAGCGAACTTCAGGAGAGACGAAGTTATTTTCAATCAGATAAGTTCATCACTGGAGAATTCGAAAAAACATATCTTAGAGTTCAAAAACAAAATCACAAATGAGTTTTCTTTTATAAATTCAATGGACTCAGAAGAAAATCCAAAATTATTCGAATCAGTAAAAAATAGCGTAGAAGAATTGAAAACAACATGGTTAAAGGAAATACAAAACATAGAGAAAGCCGAAGAATTTTCGTCTGTAAAAATAAAGCAACTAAAAAATGAATTTACTAAAGAAAAAAACAAAGTAGAAGACGAAATCGCGAAAATCAAACGTGAAATTGATATTACCGAAGTGTCCCCAGACGATTTTGGGGAACATATTCAAGAAATTGAAGAAATAAAATTAAAGCTTTCTAAAATCGGAAAACAAAAAGAGGAAATTATAAGGGTAGAAAAACAGAAAAAAATTTTGTATTCTGATTTGCAAAATTTATGGCATAAGGAATGGTCTATAAGGGAACAAAAAAAAGAGGAAATCAACTCTTCGCAAGAACTAGTTCATATTGAGATTAAATACAAACAATCAAAACAAAGCTACGATGATTTCATGATATCTTTTTTCAAAGGAACTAGATTCAAAGCCGAAAAACTTCAAAAACTGACCCAAATTTTCACAGATAACATAGAATTATTTTATTCACTGGATGACAGAGAAAGATTTCATCATGTGGGTTTTACTGACAATGAATGGACAAAATTCAAAGAGAGAATTTTTGAAAATGAAGTTGATTTTTGTCTATTCCGAGTTCCCGACTTAATCGAAATTAAATATAAAGAAAAATCGATACAACACCTTTCGTTGGGTCAAAGAGCTTCCGCATTATTAATGCTACTTCTTGCTCAAGAAAACATACCTGTAATAATGGACCAACCAGAAGATGATCTTGACAACCAAACAGTGTACGAAGGCTTAATTAAAAAAATCATTGAATTAAAGGGTCAACGGCAAATAATTTTTGCAACCCACAATCCAAATATTCCAGTTTTAGGGGATTGTGAAAAAATTGTTGTTTTCAAGAACGAGTCGGATAAAGCAGAAACCGAATATGGAAGTATAGATAGAATGCAAATACAGAAGAAAATCGTAAATATTATGGAAGGTGGGGAGGAAGCCTTTACAAGACGCAAGAATATCTACAATCAGTGGATTGTTTAA
- a CDS encoding AAA family ATPase has protein sequence MSVTYCVVRFFNRERELSILDDLYDFQTSSLVVLYGRRRVGKTELVREFIRCKKSIYLLVEAKTEKLLLRDLEDSMERVLGIRPRLDSWDDFFC, from the coding sequence TTGTCAGTAACTTACTGTGTGGTAAGGTTCTTCAACCGGGAACGGGAACTTTCAATCCTTGATGATCTGTATGATTTCCAAACCTCTTCTCTTGTGGTGTTGTACGGGAGGCGACGCGTGGGAAAAACGGAACTTGTAAGGGAATTTATCCGGTGTAAGAAAAGTATTTACCTTCTTGTTGAGGCAAAGACAGAAAAGCTTCTTCTACGGGATCTTGAGGATTCGATGGAGAGAGTTCTGGGGATCAGGCCGAGGTTGGATTCCTGGGATGACTTTTTTTGCTGA
- a CDS encoding AAA family ATPase — MLIFKIQEKLVFVFDEFQNFSRVNPELFSKFQRYWDEGHRDSKHMFLVIGSYVGLMKKLFQGSKEPLFGRATMLFNIKYFTFENSFELLRDYSEINIEEALKVYFMLGGVPKYLLLAGEFGRADAFRTFERLFLEPGMLLEEGKNIPVLEFGSEHKAYFSILEAIAIGKATPVEIAAYTGVAPNTVSKYLHELFYEYEIITREEPVIGAKERSRRYFCRIISSGSGLLLYIGITGLLK, encoded by the coding sequence TTGCTGATCTTTAAAATTCAGGAAAAGCTTGTGTTTGTTTTTGATGAGTTCCAGAACTTTTCCAGGGTAAACCCCGAACTGTTTTCGAAGTTTCAGAGGTACTGGGATGAGGGGCACAGGGATTCAAAGCATATGTTTCTGGTAATCGGTTCTTACGTGGGGCTGATGAAGAAGCTTTTTCAGGGAAGCAAAGAGCCGCTATTCGGGCGGGCTACGATGCTATTTAATATAAAATATTTTACATTCGAAAATAGTTTTGAGCTATTACGGGATTATTCGGAGATCAATATCGAGGAAGCTCTGAAAGTTTACTTCATGCTCGGGGGCGTGCCCAAGTATTTGCTCCTTGCAGGGGAATTCGGAAGAGCTGATGCTTTCAGGACTTTTGAGAGACTTTTCCTTGAACCCGGGATGCTTCTTGAAGAAGGGAAAAATATTCCGGTTCTGGAGTTCGGGTCTGAGCATAAGGCTTATTTCTCAATCCTTGAGGCAATAGCTATTGGAAAGGCAACTCCTGTCGAAATTGCAGCTTATACGGGAGTTGCTCCCAACACTGTGTCCAAATACCTTCACGAGCTCTTCTATGAATATGAAATTATAACTCGGGAGGAGCCTGTGATTGGAGCGAAGGAAAGAAGCAGGAGATACTTTTGCAGGATAATTTCTTCAGGTTCTGGTTTGCTTTTATATATCGGAATTACGGGGCTATTGAAATAG
- a CDS encoding DUF234 domain-containing protein yields the protein MGTELILKDLNTYFGKTFENVAEEFLINLNKKGMLPFKFTEIGRWWDKGEEIDLIAFNKATGEALFCEVKWKDLRQRGTEQITEKLKEKAVRVKGKWKSHYCLVAKSIEGKKELGFPAFDLEDMEQAFFK from the coding sequence ATGGGAACAGAACTGATTTTGAAGGATCTGAACACTTATTTTGGGAAGACTTTTGAGAATGTAGCAGAGGAGTTCCTTATAAATCTCAACAAAAAAGGTATGCTACCGTTCAAGTTCACGGAAATCGGCAGATGGTGGGATAAAGGAGAAGAAATCGATCTTATAGCTTTCAATAAAGCTACCGGCGAGGCTTTGTTCTGCGAGGTCAAATGGAAAGACCTGCGCCAGCGGGGGACAGAGCAAATAACGGAAAAGTTGAAAGAAAAGGCTGTTAGGGTGAAAGGCAAATGGAAGTCTCACTATTGCCTGGTTGCAAAAAGTATAGAAGGCAAAAAGGAGCTCGGATTTCCAGCTTTTGATCTGGAGGATATGGAACAGGCTTTTTTTAAATGA
- the recQ gene encoding DNA helicase RecQ yields MGTDYRALRDSKNELESRVLMSARMHSVLRQYFGYTNFRPLQEEIIRDVLDRKDVFVLMPTGGGKSICYQLPALLLEGVTVVVSPLISLMKDQVDGLEANGIAAACMNSAQSAREIRDVKTAFLDNRLKILYIAPERLMMPGTIAFLKKGKISLFAIDEAHCISEWGHDFRPEYRKLKLLRDPKTGFPDVPAIALTATATGRVRKDIITQLGLDLDPEKGPYVASFNRSNLYYEVRPKKDTFSEITDYLLRHRNEAGIIYCQSRNNVETLTKKLNLAGFRALPYHAGLSDSERARNQEMFIKDDVDIIVATIAFGMGIDKSNVRFVIHYDLPRNLESYYQETGRGGRDGSPCECILFFSRGDRFKIEYFIAQKTNEKEKDISLVQLRQMVAYCEGNKCRRQSLLEYFGEELPAPCGNCDTCLKPKDTFDGTEAARKMITCIQELNQRFGTNYVIDVLTGSKNKKVRQNRHEKLKSHGSGREFTKDQWRSIASEMLNTGLLEVSGAQYPVLKLNSMSRKILKGSESVELVCPEGFIPGSEESFIPPAPAGKVKAKTEDNIQPSATGYSNATDILKKAKLGGLPRSGTEYDPILFERLKALRKKIALKRNLPPYIIFSDTSLKEMASKFPQSPEEFHSITGVGDHKLRKYGDDFLTEIGDYCRDYGLISGENDEDSGDSEPVPDKQRETSKGRTLKSASSKLEIEAKGLDFSNPVSEIGNGSASGISSSAILPENSSEARSLPAKRVRYLDMSIQDWSEVDSSEIDSSEIDSSEIDSLEIDLFEQASLEKTYSLYLQGLDIGEIAEIEGLSIKNAYRQFEKLILAGKVRKIEGLVPSERQQQIKKAVEVIEIEFESLLRARLGENCQEEEMKLIRAFLLSKMLFSVRGGRFFS; encoded by the coding sequence ATGGGCACTGATTACAGAGCATTGAGAGATAGTAAAAATGAACTTGAGTCCAGGGTATTAATGTCTGCCAGAATGCACTCCGTACTCCGTCAGTACTTCGGATATACGAATTTTCGTCCCCTGCAGGAGGAAATTATCAGGGATGTTCTGGACCGAAAAGATGTCTTCGTGCTCATGCCTACGGGAGGGGGTAAGTCAATCTGCTATCAGCTGCCTGCCCTTCTTCTGGAAGGGGTCACTGTTGTTGTTTCTCCCCTGATTTCCCTTATGAAAGACCAGGTTGACGGGCTTGAAGCAAACGGGATTGCTGCAGCCTGTATGAACAGTGCCCAGAGTGCCAGAGAAATCCGGGATGTTAAAACAGCTTTTCTGGATAACAGGTTAAAGATACTCTATATTGCACCCGAGAGGCTCATGATGCCCGGGACCATTGCCTTCCTGAAGAAGGGCAAAATTAGCCTTTTTGCAATCGATGAAGCCCACTGCATTTCTGAATGGGGCCATGATTTCCGGCCTGAGTATCGAAAACTGAAACTTCTGAGGGATCCGAAGACAGGGTTTCCTGATGTTCCGGCCATTGCACTCACGGCTACGGCTACCGGCAGGGTCAGAAAAGATATCATAACTCAGCTCGGACTTGATCTCGACCCGGAAAAAGGTCCTTACGTTGCCAGCTTTAACCGGAGCAACCTTTACTATGAGGTCAGACCGAAGAAAGATACCTTTTCCGAGATTACCGACTACCTGCTCAGGCACAGAAATGAAGCCGGGATCATTTATTGCCAGAGCCGGAACAACGTGGAAACCCTTACAAAAAAGCTTAATCTTGCAGGGTTCAGGGCTCTTCCCTATCATGCCGGACTTTCCGATTCCGAACGTGCCCGAAACCAGGAGATGTTCATAAAAGATGATGTGGACATAATAGTGGCGACAATCGCTTTCGGCATGGGGATCGACAAGTCCAATGTCCGTTTTGTAATCCACTATGATCTCCCCCGGAACCTTGAAAGCTATTACCAGGAAACAGGAAGAGGAGGCAGGGACGGCAGCCCATGCGAATGTATCCTTTTTTTCAGCAGGGGGGACCGCTTTAAAATTGAGTACTTTATTGCACAGAAAACAAATGAGAAAGAAAAGGACATCTCCCTTGTGCAGTTAAGGCAGATGGTAGCCTACTGCGAAGGAAATAAATGCAGACGCCAGTCACTCCTTGAGTACTTCGGAGAAGAGCTTCCAGCTCCATGCGGAAACTGTGATACCTGCCTCAAGCCTAAAGACACTTTTGACGGGACCGAAGCTGCCAGAAAAATGATCACCTGTATTCAGGAATTGAACCAGCGGTTTGGAACGAACTATGTTATTGATGTGCTCACAGGCTCAAAGAATAAAAAGGTCAGACAAAACCGCCATGAAAAGCTGAAATCTCATGGGAGCGGCAGGGAGTTTACAAAGGACCAGTGGAGGTCGATTGCTTCCGAAATGCTGAACACCGGGCTTCTTGAAGTAAGTGGGGCACAGTACCCTGTCCTGAAACTGAACTCTATGAGCAGGAAGATTTTGAAGGGCTCGGAGAGTGTTGAGCTTGTCTGTCCTGAGGGTTTTATTCCCGGATCCGAAGAGAGTTTTATCCCTCCGGCCCCTGCAGGTAAGGTCAAAGCAAAAACTGAAGATAATATACAGCCTTCTGCCACCGGATACTCAAATGCTACCGATATCCTTAAAAAAGCGAAGTTAGGAGGACTTCCCAGATCGGGGACAGAGTATGACCCTATTCTTTTTGAGAGGCTAAAAGCCCTGAGAAAAAAGATCGCTTTAAAGAGAAACCTACCCCCATACATCATTTTTTCCGATACCAGCCTGAAAGAAATGGCTTCAAAGTTCCCGCAAAGCCCTGAAGAGTTCCATTCTATCACAGGGGTAGGAGACCATAAACTCCGGAAATACGGGGACGATTTCCTCACGGAAATAGGGGATTACTGCAGGGACTACGGCTTAATTTCTGGTGAGAACGATGAAGACTCCGGAGATAGCGAACCTGTTCCCGATAAACAGAGAGAAACCTCAAAGGGCCGAACCCTCAAAAGTGCATCTTCAAAACTCGAAATTGAAGCCAAAGGGCTTGATTTTTCAAATCCTGTTTCAGAAATCGGTAACGGAAGCGCATCAGGGATATCATCCTCCGCCATCCTCCCCGAAAACTCTTCTGAAGCTCGTAGCTTGCCTGCAAAGAGAGTAAGGTATCTGGATATGAGTATCCAGGATTGGTCGGAAGTAGATTCTTCTGAAATTGATTCCTCTGAAATTGATTCTTCTGAAATCGATTCCCTTGAAATAGATCTGTTTGAACAGGCCTCGCTTGAAAAGACTTATTCTCTCTATTTGCAGGGTCTCGATATCGGTGAAATTGCAGAAATAGAAGGTTTGAGTATAAAAAATGCTTACAGGCAGTTTGAAAAGCTGATACTTGCCGGGAAGGTCCGAAAAATTGAAGGGCTTGTGCCGTCGGAAAGACAGCAGCAAATAAAAAAGGCAGTTGAAGTAATAGAAATTGAATTTGAATCCCTGCTTAGGGCGAGACTTGGAGAGAACTGCCAGGAAGAGGAAATGAAGCTTATAAGGGCTTTTCTCCTCTCAAAAATGCTTTTTTCAGTCCGAGGGGGTCGATTTTTTTCATGA
- a CDS encoding amino acid permease: MENEPFAADEGEMLETGEGTKSLQEQVEEQKAKPVLFGTFEGVFVPNLLTILGVIMYLREGWVVGNAGLFGAWLIILISFAITTCTGLSLSSITTNIRIGAGGAFSIISQSLGLEVGGSIGIPLYLSQALAVSMYIFGIRTGWRWFFPEHPALYIDLAAFILLFVIAYISARLAFRIQYFILVVIVASLISVFWTGFGDSMQGSVQLWGSFPGSPETGFVGIGFWEVFAVYFPAATGIMAGANMSGELKNPRKSIPLGTLSVIGISLCIYLALAYWFARSATPEELVSNYTIIFEKAAFGPIVVAGLLGATFSSALNSIVGAPRILQALGDHGILPKSEWFSQKTERGEPRNAILFTGTIVLGALMLRNLNSVAPLITMFFLITYSMINVVVFIEQNLKLVSFRPLFKIPLLVSFLGAAGSLFAMFIINPGFSLLAVVVVLLIHNYLLRKHLKAPFGDVRSGLFVAVAEWAAKKTNSMTSSSERIWKANLLVPVEDPRELRGTFYFLRDITYPKGSVKLLGLSGKTDEENLLSHLSSMSEGFQEEGVFSSWTIIDTAEFEENLVVGMEALTGSFFRPSILFLSLPESRDRDEEIREIIRKASMYRMGVLLFSKHPQAGLGRQNLINLWIENRGLDWNISMELGNMDLALLIAYKLKSNWKASLSFMTFAPTTIQAQAAENFLQSLAELARVPNVKMQILRENPVKSSKLPFASLHIFSLDPTPDLDLARNLMEKAGSSCLFALDSGEENALA, from the coding sequence TTGGAGAATGAACCTTTCGCAGCAGACGAAGGTGAAATGCTCGAAACCGGGGAAGGTACGAAGAGCTTACAGGAACAGGTAGAGGAGCAAAAAGCAAAACCTGTTTTGTTCGGGACCTTTGAGGGCGTCTTTGTTCCTAACTTGCTTACCATCCTCGGGGTAATCATGTACCTGCGGGAGGGCTGGGTCGTGGGAAATGCGGGGCTGTTCGGGGCCTGGCTGATCATCCTGATCTCTTTTGCCATCACAACCTGTACAGGGCTTTCTCTCTCCTCGATCACCACAAACATCCGCATAGGGGCCGGAGGAGCTTTTTCCATCATTTCCCAGTCTCTTGGGCTTGAAGTTGGGGGCAGTATAGGGATCCCTCTCTATCTTTCCCAGGCGCTGGCAGTTTCCATGTACATTTTCGGGATCAGAACTGGCTGGAGGTGGTTTTTTCCCGAGCATCCTGCCCTTTATATTGACCTTGCAGCCTTTATCCTGCTCTTCGTTATCGCCTACATCAGTGCCAGGCTCGCGTTCCGGATCCAGTACTTTATCCTTGTCGTGATTGTGGCTTCGCTGATTTCCGTTTTCTGGACCGGGTTCGGAGATTCAATGCAGGGGTCTGTGCAGTTATGGGGGAGTTTTCCGGGCTCACCTGAAACCGGATTTGTGGGGATAGGGTTCTGGGAAGTTTTTGCGGTTTACTTCCCTGCCGCAACCGGGATCATGGCAGGAGCCAACATGTCCGGAGAACTCAAAAACCCGCGGAAAAGCATTCCCTTAGGCACCCTGAGTGTCATAGGTATCAGCCTCTGCATCTACCTGGCTCTGGCTTACTGGTTTGCCCGCTCTGCAACTCCCGAGGAACTGGTAAGCAACTATACGATTATATTTGAAAAAGCGGCTTTCGGACCCATTGTGGTTGCAGGGCTGCTTGGGGCTACTTTTTCTTCAGCCCTTAACTCCATTGTGGGGGCCCCGAGAATTCTGCAGGCCCTGGGAGATCATGGGATTTTGCCGAAAAGTGAGTGGTTTTCCCAAAAAACCGAACGAGGAGAACCCAGAAATGCCATTCTGTTTACAGGGACAATTGTACTCGGAGCCCTTATGCTTCGGAACCTTAATTCCGTAGCGCCTCTGATTACCATGTTTTTCCTGATCACCTATTCCATGATCAATGTGGTGGTCTTTATCGAGCAGAACCTGAAACTGGTGAGTTTCAGGCCCCTGTTCAAAATCCCCCTTTTAGTGTCCTTTCTGGGAGCGGCAGGCAGTCTTTTTGCAATGTTCATCATTAACCCGGGTTTCAGCCTTCTGGCAGTGGTTGTGGTCCTTCTGATCCATAACTATCTCCTCCGCAAGCACCTGAAAGCTCCTTTCGGGGATGTCCGAAGCGGGCTCTTTGTGGCAGTTGCCGAGTGGGCGGCAAAGAAAACAAACTCTATGACGTCTTCCAGCGAGCGGATCTGGAAAGCCAATCTTCTGGTACCTGTGGAAGATCCCCGGGAGCTGAGGGGAACTTTTTATTTTCTCAGAGATATCACCTACCCCAAAGGTTCAGTCAAACTCCTGGGCCTATCAGGCAAAACAGATGAAGAAAATCTTCTCTCCCATCTGTCTTCAATGAGTGAAGGCTTTCAGGAAGAAGGGGTTTTTTCTTCCTGGACCATTATTGACACTGCAGAATTCGAAGAGAACCTGGTTGTAGGCATGGAAGCACTTACAGGTTCTTTTTTCCGTCCCAGTATTCTCTTTTTAAGCCTCCCCGAAAGCAGGGACAGGGACGAGGAGATCCGGGAAATCATAAGGAAAGCTTCCATGTACAGGATGGGAGTTCTTCTTTTCTCAAAGCATCCTCAAGCCGGGCTCGGAAGACAAAATTTAATTAATCTCTGGATTGAGAATAGGGGTCTTGATTGGAACATCAGCATGGAACTCGGAAATATGGACCTCGCCCTGCTCATAGCATATAAGCTCAAGAGTAACTGGAAAGCTTCCCTTAGCTTTATGACCTTCGCACCCACTACTATCCAGGCCCAGGCTGCCGAAAACTTCCTGCAGTCCCTGGCTGAACTGGCCCGGGTCCCAAACGTAAAGATGCAGATATTGCGTGAAAATCCTGTAAAAAGCTCCAAACTCCCTTTCGCATCCCTGCACATCTTCAGCCTCGACCCCACTCCGGACCTGGATCTGGCCAGAAACCTGATGGAAAAGGCTGGTTCTTCATGCCTTTTTGCCCTGGATTCCGGGGAGGAAAACGCCCTTGCCTGA
- a CDS encoding A24 family peptidase C-terminal domain-containing protein — protein sequence MIEVLKLAACLPFLLYSSYLDLKTRRVPNRIWELMLLSLSGFLIYEIVEGGILFLLKLVFSFFSSFFLAYLLFRLRFFGGADAKALIAIGTLVPVYPVLEFYGYTFPLLGLPPAGLFSLTVLENSVLLTAIVPLGIFCYNTLHFTPDMLRKPFYMLFAYRINIRDMRKLLEKGRHIRLAERFELNNGKLNPFFAGRGINVNKNMVSRLEAHEEHGLLDGTVWITPGLPFMIPLTASFVLAVILGDLIHYFLTEVLT from the coding sequence ATGATAGAAGTTTTGAAGTTGGCAGCCTGTCTGCCTTTTCTCCTTTACTCTTCTTACCTGGACCTGAAAACCCGCAGGGTCCCAAATCGTATATGGGAGCTTATGCTTCTTTCCCTTTCAGGCTTCTTAATCTATGAAATTGTGGAGGGGGGAATTTTATTTCTGCTCAAGTTAGTTTTTTCTTTTTTTTCCAGTTTTTTTCTTGCTTATTTGCTTTTCAGGCTAAGGTTTTTCGGAGGTGCAGACGCAAAAGCCCTGATCGCAATCGGGACTCTTGTTCCTGTTTACCCTGTACTGGAATTCTACGGCTACACTTTTCCTCTGCTCGGACTTCCCCCCGCAGGGCTCTTTTCACTTACGGTTCTTGAGAATTCCGTCCTTCTTACAGCCATCGTTCCTTTGGGGATTTTCTGTTACAACACTCTTCACTTTACTCCTGATATGCTCAGAAAGCCATTTTATATGCTTTTTGCATACAGGATAAACATTAGGGACATGCGAAAACTTTTGGAGAAGGGCAGGCATATCCGGCTAGCTGAACGTTTTGAGCTGAATAACGGGAAATTAAACCCTTTTTTTGCAGGCAGAGGAATTAATGTAAACAAGAATATGGTCTCCAGACTTGAAGCCCATGAAGAGCACGGACTCCTTGACGGCACTGTTTGGATAACTCCAGGGCTCCCATTCATGATCCCTCTAACAGCAAGTTTCGTTCTGGCAGTGATATTGGGAGATCTCATTCACTATTTCTTAACGGAAGTTCTTACCTGA